In Ovis aries strain OAR_USU_Benz2616 breed Rambouillet chromosome 17, ARS-UI_Ramb_v3.0, whole genome shotgun sequence, the following proteins share a genomic window:
- the POU4F2 gene encoding POU domain, class 4, transcription factor 2 — protein MMMMSLNSKQAFSMPHGGSLHVEPKYSALHSASPGSSAPAAPSASSPSSSSNAGGGGGSGGGGGGRSSSSSSSGSSGGSGGGSEAMRRARGGGAERWAGASGESAHNSLLRVMCAFYLQLQSNIFGGLDESLLARAEALAAVDIVSQSKSHHHHPPHHSPFKPDATYHTMNTIPCTSAASSSSVPISHPSALAGTHHHHHHHHHHHHQPHQALEGELLEHLSPGLALGAMAGPDGAVVSTPAHAPHMATMNPMHQAALSMAHAHGLPSHMGCMSDVDADPRDLEAFAERFKQRRIKLGVTQADVGSALANLKIPGVGSLSQSTICRFESLTLSHNNMIALKPILQAWLEEAEKSHREKLTKPELFNGAEKKRKRTSIAAPEKRSLEAYFAIQPRPSSEKIAAIAEKLDLKKNVVRVWFCNQRQKQKRMKYSAGI, from the exons atgatgatgatgtccTTGAACAGCAAGCAGGCGTTCAGCATGCCGCACGGCGGCAGCCTGCACGTGGAGCCCAAGTACTCGGCCTTGCACAGCGCCTCGCCCGGGTCCTCTGCACCCGCGGCGCCCTCCGCCAGCTCTCCGAGCAGCTCGAGCAAtgctggcggcggcggcgggagtgGCGGGGGCGGTGGAGGCCGGAGCAGCAGCtccagcagcagcggcagcagcggcggcagcggcgggggCTCCGAGGCGATGCGGAGAGC GCGCGGCGGCGGTGCGGAGCGCTGGGCCGGAGCTTCCGGAGAGAGTGCGCACAATTCCCTGCTGAGAGTAATGTGTGCCTTTTACTTGCAATTGCAGAGCAATATATTCGGCGGGCTGGATGAGAGTCTGCTGGCCCGCGCCGAGGCTCTGGCGGCGGTGGACATCGTCTCCCAGAGCAAGAGCCACCACCATCATCCGCCCCACCACAGCCCCTTCAAGCCGGACGCCACCTACCACACCATGAATACCATCCCGTGCACGTCGGCTGCCTCCTCTTCGTCGGTGCCCATCTCGCACCCGTCCGCGTTGGCGGGCacgcaccaccaccaccatcatcaccaccatcaccaccatcagccgCACCAGGCGCTGGAGGGCGAGCTGCTGGAGCACCTGAGTCCCGGCCTGGCGCTGGGTGCCATGGCGGGCCCCGACGGCGCCGTGGTGTCCACTCCAGCTCACGCGCCGCACATGGCTACCATGAACCCCATGCACCAAGCTGCTCTCAGCATGGCCCACGCGCACGGGCTGCCCTCACACATGGGCTGCATGAGCGACGTGGACGCCGACCCCCGGGACCTGGAGGCATTCGCCGAGCGCTTCAAGCAGCGACGCATCAAGCTGGGGGTGACCCAGGCCGATGTGGGCTCCGCGCTGGCCAACCTCAAGATCCCCGGCGTGGGCTCGCTCAGCCAGAGCACCATCTGCAGGTTCGAGTCTCTCACGCTCTCGCACAACAACATGATCGCGCTCAAGCCCATCCTGCAAGCGTGGCTAGAGGAGGCGGAGAAGTCTCACCGGGAGAAGCTCACCAAGCCGGAGCTCTTCAACGGCGCGGAGAAGAAGCGCAAGCGCACGTCCATCGCGGCGCCAGAGAAGCGTTCGCTGGAAGCCTACTTCGCCATCCAGCCGCGGCCCTCCTCCGAAAAGATCGCCGCGATCGCCGAGAAGCTGGACCTTAAGAAAAACGTGGTGCGCGTCTGGTTCTGCAACCAGaggcagaaacagaaaagaatgaaatattccGCGGGCATTTAG